The nucleotide sequence CCTGCAAATTACCTTAGTGTCGACGCTAAATTAGATTATGAATTTGTAAACCATATTTCAGCTTCTAAGATTAATTTCAACATAGAAAAATTTTTGATTGAGAGTAATAACTTTTCTATTGCTGCGAATGGTGGAGTAAGTAATTACAATTTAGTTACATCTTCATTTGAAGATAAAATCAATGTAGCCATATCAAATTATAAAGAATTAATTTCGTTTGTGACTAATGATTCAAAGACTGCAGATAAATTGGAAAAATCAATATCTTCCTTATCAGAAAAAATCACTAATAACGACATTCAATTTTCAATAAAGTACGACAATAATGTAGGTTCAGGCTTTATTGGAAAATTATCCACTACTGATTTTATCACTCAATTCACCAAGAATGAGAATAGTAATTAGCTTACTTTTTACATTGATATTCCATTTAAGCATAAATGCTTTTACTTTGGATGATAAACTAAGAGACGAAAGCATGGAAGAGCGAGCAAGTAGCTTATTTGCAGTAATAAAGTGTCCAGTATGCTCTGGTGAATTATTATCCGAATCTGAGTCTCAAGTTGCATATGTTATGCGTAAGACAATTCGCAAGAAGATCAGTGATGGATATACTAACGAGCAAATAGTTTCAGAGTTAAAAAATTCTTATGGAGATTCAATTATCATTGTACCACCTGTAAAATCTAGTACCTACATTTTATGGTTTATTCCTTTTATAATTCTTCTTATTGGATGTTTTCTAATACGAAAATCAGTTCAGAAAATAGATAAGGTAGTAAAAAGATAACTATAGAGTAAAAGTGAGTTTACAACAAATGCAAGTAGCTACTATACGAACATTTGAGTTTAGATCAAAGATTGTAAGGTTAAATCTTCCATCCAAATAACCACGCACTCTACCTGCTTATCTGGGTAGACTTCTTGCACTAAGGTTTTATAGATCAACATTTGCTTTTTTATTTCATTTAATGAGGAAATAGAAACGTTATGGTGTGATTTATAGTCAATTATGATTGCTTTGTCTTCTGTTATGCACAGTCTGTCTAGCCGCACTAATACTGGTTTTCCGTCAATTGTTCCACTAAGTGGAATTTCTGATTTGCCCTCCAAGTCGAACAGGTAATCATATTTTTCATTAAAGGTTAATATTTTGCTGTAAATTTCATCCTTATTTTCACTAGTGTTTATGCTATCAAGATATTTCCTAACCCAATTTTTTCTCCTGTCTTTCTCTATCTTGGGCATATATTGCAATATACTGTGAATTATTAAGCCTCTTGCATAGCTGTCTGTCGTCCCAATGCTCCTTTTTGTCATTCCAGCATTCTCATCTGTCATCCCAGTGCTTGACACTGGCTTTTTTTCTCCAGGTTCCAGTGTCACGTGCTGCAATGACATTGATAGGTTTGATGGAGGTGAAATCACTGGAACATCAAAATAATCACGTTTTTTATAAATAGAAGGGTAGTTTGCATTCATGCATAGCACTTCAACTTTTTCTTTAAATATCGGCTGTAAGTATAGTTTTTTCCTCTCATATAATGCTCCATATTGAATAACTAGATCATACCAAGAGCCCTTTTGCACTGGCTCTTTGCCTAAAATGTATAACTCATCTTCAGCACGCGTAAGTGCCACGTACAGCAAACGCAAATATTCGTTATAATCCTCTAGTTTTTTCTCTCTTTTTACTTGATTACAATAAGCATTACTATTTTTGCCACACCAAAATGGTGCTTCCGTTGCATCAAACAAAATATTTTCGCTGTTTCTTGGTACTGTATTTGTGTCAACTAAAAACACTATTGGAGCTTGTAGACCTTTTGATTTATGAATTGTCATTATTCGTACAGCATTGAGTTCTGATTGCATATCGTTTTTAATCTCAGGATTATTTTCTTTGATCCACTGAACAAATGCTTGAAGAGATGGGTGCTCAAATTGCAATACGAGGTTCATAAATTCGTCTAGAATCTCGAAGCACTCAAGACCTAGCCTTGCAGCAAATTTCTTTTTACCTGTGCGTAATATATGCGTGAATAATGTAAGAGGGGATTTTGTCTGAGATAAGTTAATCAGATAGTTTAATTCGCTATAAATAACCTCATGATAATCATGAATTTTTTCCCACAATGACTGCTCTTTACGATTATATGCAATATTGAATAAATCGTCCTCAGTAAAGTTAAATAGCGGTGATTTTAAAACATTTGCAAGAGCAAGATCATTTGCCTGGAGGAGCAAAAATTCAGCCAAAGCTATTAAGTCCTGCACAGCTATGTAATCCATAATTCTAAAATAATCTCGGCCTATAACTGGTACATTTACTTTTTTTAGTTCACTTATTATGTAGTCAACTAGCGCATTTCGTTGCCGTACCAAAATCATAATGTCCCTTGGTTCTATATGGCGATCTTTGGCGACTAAAATCCGCCCTTCGTTTAACCAATTGTGAATTCTTTGGGCTATTGCCTGAGCAAGTAATCGATCCTTTACTACATAATCTTTCCTCTGTGTTAAATGAATTTGTAAGGCTTGCTGCTCTTCCTCTTCATATCCTGGCAGTAACGGCCAAATTTCAATGTATCCTTGATCGTTTTCTCTATATGGAATATGTTTTATCTTGTTATCATTGAAAGATATTTCTTCACGAAAATTGTTAAATATTCTGTCTACAAGCATCAAAACTTCTGGAGTTGAGCGAAATGACTTTTCAAGTTGACATGATACCCAATCTCTGCCACCAGTTTTCGTGTGAAAATATTGCTGCATGTAATTAAATAGATGGGGATTTGCTCCTTGAAATCTGTAAATTGATTGTTTTACATCGCCAACAACAAATAAAGTTCTCTTTTCATCACTGCCGGTAAAAAATTCATCGCAGAGACTTGTTATAATTTTCC is from Wolbachia endosymbiont (group B) of Hofmannophila pseudospretella and encodes:
- a CDS encoding UvrD-helicase domain-containing protein; its protein translation is MRSNAINPNFSVWVSASAGTGKTKILIDRVLRLLLENKRNILCLTFTNAAANEMENRIYSTLSKWAICPEGILVADLEQLAQYVTRENKDYLTRARRLFSELENLGLNIQTIHAFCYKLISSFPTEAGIAPNCTLSECKELHSIVFEKTLHNETVQDDINIVAAEIDENKLRDLLYTLCIKRSALENNLGYIKDKLSFPDKIDNLQNETIEQIKRLAKILSKGSKRDQSYSAILYDWCNSTKSSVPDVVIPVLDTGTQKKRNMDPSVKHWDDNKIENLAKVFLKSESYEKKSISSIITKGALEKFEDVEQMIESIQNALFTHVKDINSYQIFGRTSSLLSIFKVYIDLYNNEKSKNALLDYDDIINLATNLLSNPGNKDWILFNLDQKIDHILVDEAQDNSISQWKIITSLCDEFFTGSDEKRTLFVVGDVKQSIYRFQGANPHLFNYMQQYFHTKTGGRDWVSCQLEKSFRSTPEVLMLVDRIFNNFREEISFNDNKIKHIPYRENDQGYIEIWPLLPGYEEEEQQALQIHLTQRKDYVVKDRLLAQAIAQRIHNWLNEGRILVAKDRHIEPRDIMILVRQRNALVDYIISELKKVNVPVIGRDYFRIMDYIAVQDLIALAEFLLLQANDLALANVLKSPLFNFTEDDLFNIAYNRKEQSLWEKIHDYHEVIYSELNYLINLSQTKSPLTLFTHILRTGKKKFAARLGLECFEILDEFMNLVLQFEHPSLQAFVQWIKENNPEIKNDMQSELNAVRIMTIHKSKGLQAPIVFLVDTNTVPRNSENILFDATEAPFWCGKNSNAYCNQVKREKKLEDYNEYLRLLYVALTRAEDELYILGKEPVQKGSWYDLVIQYGALYERKKLYLQPIFKEKVEVLCMNANYPSIYKKRDYFDVPVISPPSNLSMSLQHVTLEPGEKKPVSSTGMTDENAGMTKRSIGTTDSYARGLIIHSILQYMPKIEKDRRKNWVRKYLDSINTSENKDEIYSKILTFNEKYDYLFDLEGKSEIPLSGTIDGKPVLVRLDRLCITEDKAIIIDYKSHHNVSISSLNEIKKQMLIYKTLVQEVYPDKQVECVVIWMEDLTLQSLI
- a CDS encoding cytochrome c-type biogenesis protein CcmH, whose protein sequence is MRIVISLLFTLIFHLSINAFTLDDKLRDESMEERASSLFAVIKCPVCSGELLSESESQVAYVMRKTIRKKISDGYTNEQIVSELKNSYGDSIIIVPPVKSSTYILWFIPFIILLIGCFLIRKSVQKIDKVVKR